One stretch of Indicator indicator isolate 239-I01 chromosome 36, UM_Iind_1.1, whole genome shotgun sequence DNA includes these proteins:
- the SSBP4 gene encoding single-stranded DNA-binding protein 4 isoform X4, giving the protein MYGKGKGSGVPSDGQAREKLALYVYEYLLHVGAQKSAQTFLSEIRWEKNITLGEPPGFLHSWWCVFWDLYCAAPDRRETCEHSSEAKAFHDYSAAAAPSPVMGNLPPGDGMPGGPMPPAFFQPFMSPRYPGGPRPPLRMPNQPPVGVPGSQPLLPSAMDPAARPQGHPGMGGPMQRMNPPRGMAGMAPQAGALPCPADLLPSLQTFGSGMRPPPSSLPGPGMPAMNMGPGGRGPWPNPNANSIAYSSSSPGNYVGPPGGGGPPGTPILPSPGDSTNSSENMYTMMNPIGPGGSRPNFPMGPGSEGPMGGMSAMEPHHMNGSLGSGDMDGLPKSSPSNLGALSNPPGTPRDEAELSSSFLNPFQSDSYSPSMTMSV; this is encoded by the exons atGTACGGCAAGGGCAAGGGCTCCGGTGTGCCCTCGGACGGCCAGGCCCGGGAGAA gctggCACTGTACGTCTATGAGTACCTGCTGCACGTGGGGGCCCAGAAATCGGCCCAGACCTTCCTGTCAGAG ATCCGATGGGAGAAGAACATCACCCTGGGCGAGCCCCCCGGCTTCCTTCACTCCTGGTGGtg cGTGTTCTGGGATCTGTACTGTGCTGCTCCCGACCGCCGGGAGACCTGCGAGCACTCCAGCGAGGCCAAAGCCTTCCATGACTAT agcgcagcagcagcccccagcccggTGATGGGGAACCTGCCCCCTGGGGACGGCATGCCTGGAGGGCCCATGCCCCCTGCCTTCTTCCAG CCCTTCATGTCCCCTCGCTACCCCGGCGGCCCCCGGCCCCCGCTCCGGATGCCCAACCAG CCCCCCGTGGGTGTCCCTGGCTCCCAGCCGCTGCTTCCCAGTGCCATGGACCCAGCTGCACGCCCGCAGG GGCATCCCGGCATGGGGGGGCCGATGCAGCGAATGAACCCCCCAAGAGGCATGGCTGGGATGGCCCCGCAG GCTGGGgctctcccctgccctgctgaccTTCTGCCCTCCCTGCAGACCTTCGGCAGTGGGATGCGCCCCCCCCCCAGCTCGCTGCCCGGCCCAGGCATGCCTGCCATGAACAT GGGCCCCGGGGGCCGCGGGCCCTGGCCAAACCCCAACGCCAATTCC ATTGCCTACTCCTCCTCATCCCCTGGGAACTACGTG GGCCCTCCTGGGGGTGGTGGCCCCCCTGGCACCCCTATCCTGCCCAGCCCCGGAG ACTCCACCAACTCCAGTGAGAACATGTACACCATGATGAACCCCATCGGGCCTGGGGGCAGCAGACCCAAC TTCCCAATGGGGCCTGGATCTGAGGGGCCCATGGGTGGCATGAGTGCAATGGAGCCACATCACATGAATGGATCCTTAG GTTCCGGGGATATGGATGGGCTGCCAAAG agCTCCCCCAGTAACCTGGGGGCGCTGAGCAACCCCCCCGGGACGCCGCGGGACGAGGcggagctgagcagcagcttcctgaacCCCTTCCAAAGTGACAGC TACTCACCCAGCATGACCATGAGCGTGTGA
- the SSBP4 gene encoding single-stranded DNA-binding protein 4 isoform X11: MYGKGKGSGVPSDGQAREKLALYVYEYLLHVGAQKSAQTFLSEIRWEKNITLGEPPGFLHSWWCVFWDLYCAAPDRRETCEHSSEAKAFHDYSAAAAPSPVMGNLPPGDGMPGGPMPPAFFQPFMSPRYPGGPRPPLRMPNQPPVGVPGSQPLLPSAMDPAARPQGHPGMGGPMQRMNPPRGMAGMAPQTFGSGMRPPPSSLPGPGMPAMNMGPGGRGPWPNPNANSGPPGGGGPPGTPILPSPGDSTNSSENMYTMMNPIGPGGSRPNFPMGPGSEGPMGGMSAMEPHHMNGSLGSGDMDGLPKSSPSNLGALSNPPGTPRDEAELSSSFLNPFQSDSYSPSMTMSV; the protein is encoded by the exons atGTACGGCAAGGGCAAGGGCTCCGGTGTGCCCTCGGACGGCCAGGCCCGGGAGAA gctggCACTGTACGTCTATGAGTACCTGCTGCACGTGGGGGCCCAGAAATCGGCCCAGACCTTCCTGTCAGAG ATCCGATGGGAGAAGAACATCACCCTGGGCGAGCCCCCCGGCTTCCTTCACTCCTGGTGGtg cGTGTTCTGGGATCTGTACTGTGCTGCTCCCGACCGCCGGGAGACCTGCGAGCACTCCAGCGAGGCCAAAGCCTTCCATGACTAT agcgcagcagcagcccccagcccggTGATGGGGAACCTGCCCCCTGGGGACGGCATGCCTGGAGGGCCCATGCCCCCTGCCTTCTTCCAG CCCTTCATGTCCCCTCGCTACCCCGGCGGCCCCCGGCCCCCGCTCCGGATGCCCAACCAG CCCCCCGTGGGTGTCCCTGGCTCCCAGCCGCTGCTTCCCAGTGCCATGGACCCAGCTGCACGCCCGCAGG GGCATCCCGGCATGGGGGGGCCGATGCAGCGAATGAACCCCCCAAGAGGCATGGCTGGGATGGCCCCGCAG ACCTTCGGCAGTGGGATGCGCCCCCCCCCCAGCTCGCTGCCCGGCCCAGGCATGCCTGCCATGAACAT GGGCCCCGGGGGCCGCGGGCCCTGGCCAAACCCCAACGCCAATTCC GGCCCTCCTGGGGGTGGTGGCCCCCCTGGCACCCCTATCCTGCCCAGCCCCGGAG ACTCCACCAACTCCAGTGAGAACATGTACACCATGATGAACCCCATCGGGCCTGGGGGCAGCAGACCCAAC TTCCCAATGGGGCCTGGATCTGAGGGGCCCATGGGTGGCATGAGTGCAATGGAGCCACATCACATGAATGGATCCTTAG GTTCCGGGGATATGGATGGGCTGCCAAAG agCTCCCCCAGTAACCTGGGGGCGCTGAGCAACCCCCCCGGGACGCCGCGGGACGAGGcggagctgagcagcagcttcctgaacCCCTTCCAAAGTGACAGC TACTCACCCAGCATGACCATGAGCGTGTGA
- the SSBP4 gene encoding single-stranded DNA-binding protein 4 isoform X24, translated as MYGKGKGSGVPSDGQAREKLALYVYEYLLHVGAQKSAQTFLSEPFMSPRYPGGPRPPLRMPNQPPVGVPGSQPLLPSAMDPAARPQGHPGMGGPMQRMNPPRGMAGMAPQTFGSGMRPPPSSLPGPGMPAMNMGPGGRGPWPNPNANSIAYSSSSPGNYVGPPGGGGPPGTPILPSPGDSTNSSENMYTMMNPIGPGGSRPNFPMGPGSEGPMGGMSAMEPHHMNGSLGSGDMDGLPKSSPSNLGALSNPPGTPRDEAELSSSFLNPFQSDSYSPSMTMSV; from the exons atGTACGGCAAGGGCAAGGGCTCCGGTGTGCCCTCGGACGGCCAGGCCCGGGAGAA gctggCACTGTACGTCTATGAGTACCTGCTGCACGTGGGGGCCCAGAAATCGGCCCAGACCTTCCTGTCAGAG CCCTTCATGTCCCCTCGCTACCCCGGCGGCCCCCGGCCCCCGCTCCGGATGCCCAACCAG CCCCCCGTGGGTGTCCCTGGCTCCCAGCCGCTGCTTCCCAGTGCCATGGACCCAGCTGCACGCCCGCAGG GGCATCCCGGCATGGGGGGGCCGATGCAGCGAATGAACCCCCCAAGAGGCATGGCTGGGATGGCCCCGCAG ACCTTCGGCAGTGGGATGCGCCCCCCCCCCAGCTCGCTGCCCGGCCCAGGCATGCCTGCCATGAACAT GGGCCCCGGGGGCCGCGGGCCCTGGCCAAACCCCAACGCCAATTCC ATTGCCTACTCCTCCTCATCCCCTGGGAACTACGTG GGCCCTCCTGGGGGTGGTGGCCCCCCTGGCACCCCTATCCTGCCCAGCCCCGGAG ACTCCACCAACTCCAGTGAGAACATGTACACCATGATGAACCCCATCGGGCCTGGGGGCAGCAGACCCAAC TTCCCAATGGGGCCTGGATCTGAGGGGCCCATGGGTGGCATGAGTGCAATGGAGCCACATCACATGAATGGATCCTTAG GTTCCGGGGATATGGATGGGCTGCCAAAG agCTCCCCCAGTAACCTGGGGGCGCTGAGCAACCCCCCCGGGACGCCGCGGGACGAGGcggagctgagcagcagcttcctgaacCCCTTCCAAAGTGACAGC TACTCACCCAGCATGACCATGAGCGTGTGA
- the SSBP4 gene encoding single-stranded DNA-binding protein 4 isoform X7: MYGKGKGSGVPSDGQAREKLALYVYEYLLHVGAQKSAQTFLSEIRWEKNITLGEPPGFLHSWWCVFWDLYCAAPDRRETCEHSSEAKAFHDYSAAAAPSPVMGNLPPGDGMPGGPMPPAFFQPPVGVPGSQPLLPSAMDPAARPQGHPGMGGPMQRMNPPRGMAGMAPQAGALPCPADLLPSLQTFGSGMRPPPSSLPGPGMPAMNMGPGGRGPWPNPNANSIAYSSSSPGNYVGPPGGGGPPGTPILPSPGDSTNSSENMYTMMNPIGPGGSRPNFPMGPGSEGPMGGMSAMEPHHMNGSLGSGDMDGLPKSSPSNLGALSNPPGTPRDEAELSSSFLNPFQSDSYSPSMTMSV; this comes from the exons atGTACGGCAAGGGCAAGGGCTCCGGTGTGCCCTCGGACGGCCAGGCCCGGGAGAA gctggCACTGTACGTCTATGAGTACCTGCTGCACGTGGGGGCCCAGAAATCGGCCCAGACCTTCCTGTCAGAG ATCCGATGGGAGAAGAACATCACCCTGGGCGAGCCCCCCGGCTTCCTTCACTCCTGGTGGtg cGTGTTCTGGGATCTGTACTGTGCTGCTCCCGACCGCCGGGAGACCTGCGAGCACTCCAGCGAGGCCAAAGCCTTCCATGACTAT agcgcagcagcagcccccagcccggTGATGGGGAACCTGCCCCCTGGGGACGGCATGCCTGGAGGGCCCATGCCCCCTGCCTTCTTCCAG CCCCCCGTGGGTGTCCCTGGCTCCCAGCCGCTGCTTCCCAGTGCCATGGACCCAGCTGCACGCCCGCAGG GGCATCCCGGCATGGGGGGGCCGATGCAGCGAATGAACCCCCCAAGAGGCATGGCTGGGATGGCCCCGCAG GCTGGGgctctcccctgccctgctgaccTTCTGCCCTCCCTGCAGACCTTCGGCAGTGGGATGCGCCCCCCCCCCAGCTCGCTGCCCGGCCCAGGCATGCCTGCCATGAACAT GGGCCCCGGGGGCCGCGGGCCCTGGCCAAACCCCAACGCCAATTCC ATTGCCTACTCCTCCTCATCCCCTGGGAACTACGTG GGCCCTCCTGGGGGTGGTGGCCCCCCTGGCACCCCTATCCTGCCCAGCCCCGGAG ACTCCACCAACTCCAGTGAGAACATGTACACCATGATGAACCCCATCGGGCCTGGGGGCAGCAGACCCAAC TTCCCAATGGGGCCTGGATCTGAGGGGCCCATGGGTGGCATGAGTGCAATGGAGCCACATCACATGAATGGATCCTTAG GTTCCGGGGATATGGATGGGCTGCCAAAG agCTCCCCCAGTAACCTGGGGGCGCTGAGCAACCCCCCCGGGACGCCGCGGGACGAGGcggagctgagcagcagcttcctgaacCCCTTCCAAAGTGACAGC TACTCACCCAGCATGACCATGAGCGTGTGA
- the SSBP4 gene encoding single-stranded DNA-binding protein 4 isoform X13 has translation MYGKGKGSGVPSDGQAREKLALYVYEYLLHVGAQKSAQTFLSEIRWEKNITLGEPPGFLHSWWCVFWDLYCAAPDRRETCEHSSEAKAFHDYSAAAAPSPVMGNLPPGDGMPGGPMPPAFFQPPVGVPGSQPLLPSAMDPAARPQGHPGMGGPMQRMNPPRGMAGMAPQTFGSGMRPPPSSLPGPGMPAMNMGPGGRGPWPNPNANSIAYSSSSPGNYVGPPGGGGPPGTPILPSPGDSTNSSENMYTMMNPIGPGGSRPNFPMGPGSEGPMGGMSAMEPHHMNGSLGSGDMDGLPKSSPSNLGALSNPPGTPRDEAELSSSFLNPFQSDSYSPSMTMSV, from the exons atGTACGGCAAGGGCAAGGGCTCCGGTGTGCCCTCGGACGGCCAGGCCCGGGAGAA gctggCACTGTACGTCTATGAGTACCTGCTGCACGTGGGGGCCCAGAAATCGGCCCAGACCTTCCTGTCAGAG ATCCGATGGGAGAAGAACATCACCCTGGGCGAGCCCCCCGGCTTCCTTCACTCCTGGTGGtg cGTGTTCTGGGATCTGTACTGTGCTGCTCCCGACCGCCGGGAGACCTGCGAGCACTCCAGCGAGGCCAAAGCCTTCCATGACTAT agcgcagcagcagcccccagcccggTGATGGGGAACCTGCCCCCTGGGGACGGCATGCCTGGAGGGCCCATGCCCCCTGCCTTCTTCCAG CCCCCCGTGGGTGTCCCTGGCTCCCAGCCGCTGCTTCCCAGTGCCATGGACCCAGCTGCACGCCCGCAGG GGCATCCCGGCATGGGGGGGCCGATGCAGCGAATGAACCCCCCAAGAGGCATGGCTGGGATGGCCCCGCAG ACCTTCGGCAGTGGGATGCGCCCCCCCCCCAGCTCGCTGCCCGGCCCAGGCATGCCTGCCATGAACAT GGGCCCCGGGGGCCGCGGGCCCTGGCCAAACCCCAACGCCAATTCC ATTGCCTACTCCTCCTCATCCCCTGGGAACTACGTG GGCCCTCCTGGGGGTGGTGGCCCCCCTGGCACCCCTATCCTGCCCAGCCCCGGAG ACTCCACCAACTCCAGTGAGAACATGTACACCATGATGAACCCCATCGGGCCTGGGGGCAGCAGACCCAAC TTCCCAATGGGGCCTGGATCTGAGGGGCCCATGGGTGGCATGAGTGCAATGGAGCCACATCACATGAATGGATCCTTAG GTTCCGGGGATATGGATGGGCTGCCAAAG agCTCCCCCAGTAACCTGGGGGCGCTGAGCAACCCCCCCGGGACGCCGCGGGACGAGGcggagctgagcagcagcttcctgaacCCCTTCCAAAGTGACAGC TACTCACCCAGCATGACCATGAGCGTGTGA
- the SSBP4 gene encoding single-stranded DNA-binding protein 4 isoform X26: protein MGNLPPGDGMPGGPMPPAFFQPFMSPRYPGGPRPPLRMPNQPPVGVPGSQPLLPSAMDPAARPQGHPGMGGPMQRMNPPRGMAGMAPQAGALPCPADLLPSLQTFGSGMRPPPSSLPGPGMPAMNMGPGGRGPWPNPNANSGPPGGGGPPGTPILPSPGDSTNSSENMYTMMNPIGPGGSRPNFPMGPGSEGPMGGMSAMEPHHMNGSLGSGDMDGLPKSSPSNLGALSNPPGTPRDEAELSSSFLNPFQSDSYSPSMTMSV, encoded by the exons ATGGGGAACCTGCCCCCTGGGGACGGCATGCCTGGAGGGCCCATGCCCCCTGCCTTCTTCCAG CCCTTCATGTCCCCTCGCTACCCCGGCGGCCCCCGGCCCCCGCTCCGGATGCCCAACCAG CCCCCCGTGGGTGTCCCTGGCTCCCAGCCGCTGCTTCCCAGTGCCATGGACCCAGCTGCACGCCCGCAGG GGCATCCCGGCATGGGGGGGCCGATGCAGCGAATGAACCCCCCAAGAGGCATGGCTGGGATGGCCCCGCAG GCTGGGgctctcccctgccctgctgaccTTCTGCCCTCCCTGCAGACCTTCGGCAGTGGGATGCGCCCCCCCCCCAGCTCGCTGCCCGGCCCAGGCATGCCTGCCATGAACAT GGGCCCCGGGGGCCGCGGGCCCTGGCCAAACCCCAACGCCAATTCC GGCCCTCCTGGGGGTGGTGGCCCCCCTGGCACCCCTATCCTGCCCAGCCCCGGAG ACTCCACCAACTCCAGTGAGAACATGTACACCATGATGAACCCCATCGGGCCTGGGGGCAGCAGACCCAAC TTCCCAATGGGGCCTGGATCTGAGGGGCCCATGGGTGGCATGAGTGCAATGGAGCCACATCACATGAATGGATCCTTAG GTTCCGGGGATATGGATGGGCTGCCAAAG agCTCCCCCAGTAACCTGGGGGCGCTGAGCAACCCCCCCGGGACGCCGCGGGACGAGGcggagctgagcagcagcttcctgaacCCCTTCCAAAGTGACAGC TACTCACCCAGCATGACCATGAGCGTGTGA
- the SSBP4 gene encoding single-stranded DNA-binding protein 4 isoform X27, translating to MGNLPPGDGMPGGPMPPAFFQPFMSPRYPGGPRPPLRMPNQPPVGVPGSQPLLPSAMDPAARPQGHPGMGGPMQRMNPPRGMAGMAPQAGALPCPADLLPSLQTFGSGMRPPPSSLPGPGMPAMNMGPGGRGPWPNPNANSIAYSSSSPGNYVGPPGGGGPPGTPILPSPGDSTNSSENMYTMMNPIGPGGSRPNFPMGPGSEGPMGGMSAMEPHHMNGSLGSGDMDGLPKYSPSMTMSV from the exons ATGGGGAACCTGCCCCCTGGGGACGGCATGCCTGGAGGGCCCATGCCCCCTGCCTTCTTCCAG CCCTTCATGTCCCCTCGCTACCCCGGCGGCCCCCGGCCCCCGCTCCGGATGCCCAACCAG CCCCCCGTGGGTGTCCCTGGCTCCCAGCCGCTGCTTCCCAGTGCCATGGACCCAGCTGCACGCCCGCAGG GGCATCCCGGCATGGGGGGGCCGATGCAGCGAATGAACCCCCCAAGAGGCATGGCTGGGATGGCCCCGCAG GCTGGGgctctcccctgccctgctgaccTTCTGCCCTCCCTGCAGACCTTCGGCAGTGGGATGCGCCCCCCCCCCAGCTCGCTGCCCGGCCCAGGCATGCCTGCCATGAACAT GGGCCCCGGGGGCCGCGGGCCCTGGCCAAACCCCAACGCCAATTCC ATTGCCTACTCCTCCTCATCCCCTGGGAACTACGTG GGCCCTCCTGGGGGTGGTGGCCCCCCTGGCACCCCTATCCTGCCCAGCCCCGGAG ACTCCACCAACTCCAGTGAGAACATGTACACCATGATGAACCCCATCGGGCCTGGGGGCAGCAGACCCAAC TTCCCAATGGGGCCTGGATCTGAGGGGCCCATGGGTGGCATGAGTGCAATGGAGCCACATCACATGAATGGATCCTTAG GTTCCGGGGATATGGATGGGCTGCCAAAG TACTCACCCAGCATGACCATGAGCGTGTGA
- the SSBP4 gene encoding single-stranded DNA-binding protein 4 isoform X28, whose product MGNLPPGDGMPGGPMPPAFFQPFMSPRYPGGPRPPLRMPNQPPVGVPGSQPLLPSAMDPAARPQGHPGMGGPMQRMNPPRGMAGMAPQAGALPCPADLLPSLQTFGSGMRPPPSSLPGPGMPAMNMGPGGRGPWPNPNANSIAYSSSSPGNYVFPMGPGSEGPMGGMSAMEPHHMNGSLGSGDMDGLPKSSPSNLGALSNPPGTPRDEAELSSSFLNPFQSDSYSPSMTMSV is encoded by the exons ATGGGGAACCTGCCCCCTGGGGACGGCATGCCTGGAGGGCCCATGCCCCCTGCCTTCTTCCAG CCCTTCATGTCCCCTCGCTACCCCGGCGGCCCCCGGCCCCCGCTCCGGATGCCCAACCAG CCCCCCGTGGGTGTCCCTGGCTCCCAGCCGCTGCTTCCCAGTGCCATGGACCCAGCTGCACGCCCGCAGG GGCATCCCGGCATGGGGGGGCCGATGCAGCGAATGAACCCCCCAAGAGGCATGGCTGGGATGGCCCCGCAG GCTGGGgctctcccctgccctgctgaccTTCTGCCCTCCCTGCAGACCTTCGGCAGTGGGATGCGCCCCCCCCCCAGCTCGCTGCCCGGCCCAGGCATGCCTGCCATGAACAT GGGCCCCGGGGGCCGCGGGCCCTGGCCAAACCCCAACGCCAATTCC ATTGCCTACTCCTCCTCATCCCCTGGGAACTACGTG TTCCCAATGGGGCCTGGATCTGAGGGGCCCATGGGTGGCATGAGTGCAATGGAGCCACATCACATGAATGGATCCTTAG GTTCCGGGGATATGGATGGGCTGCCAAAG agCTCCCCCAGTAACCTGGGGGCGCTGAGCAACCCCCCCGGGACGCCGCGGGACGAGGcggagctgagcagcagcttcctgaacCCCTTCCAAAGTGACAGC TACTCACCCAGCATGACCATGAGCGTGTGA